A region of the Anas platyrhynchos isolate ZD024472 breed Pekin duck chromosome 31, IASCAAS_PekinDuck_T2T, whole genome shotgun sequence genome:
gggtgAGTGAACCTCTACAACAATTTCGTAGAGGTAAGAGGCTTCAGGTAATGTTGATGCTGCTTtaacacagaattaaaacattgaTGTAAGGCCGTTAGCCAATTTTAAAGAGTAaccagttttaaagaaaacccACGTTTGAAGAGTTTTAAAGAgtaatccctaaacctaaatgccACTCCAACACCCTGACAAGAATCCCCTATTCTAATGCTTGAACTCAAAGTATTCCATGAAgcaaaactcagcccatagtCCTTTGCCCTTGCCTTTACTCTTGGGCTCACCCTAATCCCTGCCTTCAATACTAGCATTAACATGCTCCATTAAACCTAGACTTCTAGtcagatgtaaaacaaaaaactgttccACAAAGTTTGCCCATaacctaaccacagacctgacaccctAAACAGAACAGCCCATCTGCTAAATTTCTAATCCAGAAAAGTGAACCCTTGTCTCTAAGGGACTAGAGAAGTCAGCTCTACCTCAGGATCTActgccgcagcagcaggaatgtggctgtggcagggactgtgaggtcacttctgtctctgcagtggatagggcagcagcaggaacatgtcacagaaagggactgtgaggtcacttctgtctgtagctggcaggtcacccttgacatAGACCTGGGATCTgaacttttgggctgacatctggcagtggccctgctaggccagcagaaggcacctgcttggcatgctgactgggggatcccctctgcctccagacccaggagaacccaggcagaaagaaggcccgcATATGGGTCATCTTGTCCCTTcagcttgagtccatgactggagaGCAGGAGGCTCATAGCTTGGCTGTGTCttgccaagaagctgcaagagcagcagccagcccatttctttaaaaatgctcaTGAGGTGACTTCTGTCTTGTTGAttgctgcacccatgggctgaggccaactgcatgaagttggccaagtgctgggtcctgcacttggggcacaacaactcCATGCAATGCTGTGGGAAGGGTGGCTGGACAGCTGCCCAggggaaaaggacctggggatattggtggatagtcggcctaatatgagccatcagtgtgctaAGTTGGCCAAGAAGGCCTGCCTTGTACCAAGGATACTGTGGTCAACAGATGTAGGGAAGTGATAGTCCTTCTGTACttgccctggtgaggccacacctcaaggactgcattcagctctggggctccctgtgtaagaaggacatggatctATTAGATCTGTGCCCCATCCTGTGatgcattcaaggccaggttggatgggctttcagcaacctggtctagtggaaggtgtccctgcccatgggaggtgagttggaattatgtgatctaTAAGGTCTTTTTCTACctgaactattctgtgattctgtaaatttgAAACACaacaccataccagctactaggaagaaaaaataactctatCTCAGACAAAACTAAGACAATATCCAGCACGTATTTCATACAATCTATGTCATGCTCAGCTCTGTCAATTTCTGATTAATCACcaccacctttcctgtcttttgatatGAACACAAAAATGTCATGACCTTAGTCAATTGGTgtcaataataatagtaataataataattcctgtTGCGTTCTATTAAATTGCCTTTATCTCAATGCAtgaacttttactttttttttttttttttttttttcctctcagttctctcctccatcccattGGATGAATAGATttgtagtgctgagctgcctgcagggtcaAACCACAGCAAGTCTTCTTGGTGCCTAGCGTGGAGCACAGAGGTTGAGATGCCAGATCTGAccacagtgttttaaaaataaattgttataagcattagatgagtttaacagttgctgatcacaataTTGATCTTTTTGATCTGGGGTCTGTTGTGCTTCTTTTCAGAactgtgttgtatagcacattagtaacttccatgtcatgctgtttatcagttctgggggctggtttaaggttactgCCTTGCTGTATTGGATAACACTGACTTCTGATAGGATCAAATTATTGCCCCCTCAATACCTGAGGAACCGTCTCTTCATCTCTTGGAAACTATGAAGAATTACAGACTTTGTCTTTTCTCCTCAGGGATTACATCTGTGCAGGGTGGAGGGGGATGCttttccccacttcttcactctccctttctcctccacctCATGCTTCTCCTCCGGGCTAATTACAACAGCTCttcaaagctttgaatatccttgggatggTCAAACCAGCATGTTCCTATTTTTAGGTCTCCTGAACGccattcaggttttgtttaagtttAAACAACAACTTAAACgtgccatccagagatctgtccaGAGGCAGGAAAGCTAGGAGTGGCAGGGAGAGTTCGAAGATCTGGGCAGGCACCTACAGCAGTGGACACGTCAATTGCTTTGGAATTTCACCTCTGAGCAAGTGCAATCTTaaacaaaactatgaaatgCTTAAGCGTGTCATCACCCCGGCAATTCCAAACAGACACAAAACACTGCAATATGCTGGTTGTTAAGTTATGCTTATGAAGCTACAGTCCACATCTCTCCCATCCCTGTGACTTTTCTCAAGAAGTTGGTGatgacttcaggctgcttcaAACACCACACCCCTGCAGAGACCCTGTTGCTCTCAGGAGCTGTCAGtcctgaggccttggggacacctcgagGGAGCCCAAGGGCACAGAGAAAGTGATGCCatggtcgggtgctgtgctgctgagctgggccgggctcctgggcccaaggggagctcctggtaagcgctgcagagagacagctgtgcccaggagcagctcctctgcacaacCCAgtagggctgggggctctgaccgcagctggcacacagagaggacagaaggagagagggcttggaggcactgaggagcacaacaacagagggcagcgtgtggcaggacacatctgcaggctcttggcactgtgaggctctggcagcagggccatgcaggtggggttgccagaggggtcttctacagctggcacatcacATGGCTGATAATATTTGTCAAGATGGTTCAATCTGTTTCTCCAGTGAGAAGTTGAATATGTTGTAGAGAATGGCATTTATATAGGGTCATTTCCAGAAGAAGATTGAGGCTCGGTTTATCTGACGGAGAAGACTTTTTTGGTTCTGTGTTTTCCCATTCCTGCATTGCAGAAGAGGCAAGCTTGACGGTAATGTGTTGTCAGGATTGTACAGGAGACTGTGAATCCCAGAGCATTGCACAGAGAGCTCAGAATAGAAGCAATGAGATTCATACAGGTTCTCCTGCAATGAGAGACGATCGTCTGGGGGATGTTCTAAGACATGgaataggttttcctcattgaagtctgttctaGTTTTGTTCTGCATTCTCCTCTTCAACAGGCAGCTGTGTTTaatgtcagaaaatgcccaacagcagttCAGtcagtgagttcctcctgctggcattcgcagacacgtgcgagctgcagctcctgcacttcgcgctcttcctgggcatctacctggctgccctcctgggcaacggcctcatcctcagcgccgtagcctgccaccaccgcctccacacctcCATGtacttcctcctcctcaacctcgccctcctcgacctgggctgcatctccaccactctgcccaaagccatggccaatgccctctgggacaccagggccatctcctattaaggatgtgttgcacaggtcttcttttttgtcttcttgtttggagcagagtattcccttctcactgtcatggcctatgaccgctacgttgccatctgcaagcccctgcactactggagcctcgtgggcagcagagcttgtgcccagatggcagcagctgcctggggcagtggctttctcaatgctgtcctgcacacagccagcacattttccctgcccctctgccaaggcaatgtcCTTGaacagttcttctgtgaaatcccccagatcctcaagctctcctgctcagactcGTACATAAGGGAAGTTCAACTTTGTACGgttactgcttttctatttgggggttgttttgttttcattgtggtgtcctatgtgcggatcttcagggcagtgctgaggatgccctctgagcagggacggcaaaaagccttttccacgtgcctccctcacctggccgtggtctccctctttctcaGCACAGTTATCTTTTcccacctgaagccccccttgatttcttccccttccctggaTCTTGTTCTGGCATTTCTGTACttggtggtgcctccagcactgaaccccttcatctacagcatgaggagcAAGGAGATCAAGGTTGCCATGTGGAAAGTGACGACTGGGTGTTTTTCTTAAGCAATATATTGCCTGCCTTCTTTGGTGTATCACTTGTAATGTTGCTCATGATAGGCGAAGCCCGTTGGGTcttgtgctgttgtttttttttgttttgttttgttttttccaatttaatttTATCAAATGTTGTCCACAGAGAaatataattcttcattttgcttGTGTATTTAAACCAATTAAAGTGCCTTTTCGTCTTATGTCCTTCCTCTGAGGTCTtttctgtggctgcagaggcagTGCCCATGTGCagggtgcagaggaaaagagtcacGGCCCAGTAGTCCAGCCCTAGAGCACCAGGACTTGGCACATGCAGAGCTGTTCTCCTACCACTGCCACcctctcctgctgagccctgctggcgGTGTAaggcctggctgctcctggagcttggtCCAGTATTGCTGTGTGGCTATGCTGGGACTGCAGGCCAAAGTGCAAGAGCTGAACGCAGCTCTGTGATGTGCTTCCTTGAGCCTCCGGGGTCCCTGTGCCCATTCCTCATGCTGTGGGGCATCTCAGAGGAGGGCGATGCACTGCAATGCtgaggtgcctcccagcctctggcagtggctgcaggagccagagggaccctgcaagtgctgcagtgcactgtgtgtgtgcaaggCAGGGACTCGTGTCTCTGTGCAGCCCAGTGTGGATGAGCAGTGCACGAGGCCAGTTCAGATGTTGGCACCTCACAGACCCCCGACATTTCTCTGTGCAGAACTCCAGTAATTACCCCCAGCGTTCCCATGAGATTTCTGTCACCCTCCTTCCACAGGTTCATTTCAAAATGCCTCTCTCTGACTTAACACATTACCCTGCTTTTTGGACTGGTGGGGACAGCAAACTGGTGGCTGTTGGTGACAGGCAACATAGCTTCACTAGGGGCAGATCGTGCCTGACAAACCTGGTggcctgtggtggttttactcaggtgggcagcggagctccaccacaaccgctctctcactccctctctcctcaaagaggaagggggagaaaatacaacacacagaactcgaggtttgagatgagaaaggtttaattaaagggaaagggaatgggaaggaaaaacagatacaaaagaaactaTCAatccgcgcggaagcacagagagagagaaaaattgctctctacttcccatcagcgagcgacgttcggccacgtcctgggaagcagggcctcaaaacatgtagtggttgttcaggaggaacagccccctcccccacaagagtccccccttttattgctgagtgtgacatcaggtgttatggaatatccctttggttggtttaggtcagctgccctggcaatgtcccctccccaacacttgcccacccccaccctgctggctcttgggggcttggaaggagtcgtgatgctgtgccagcactacgcagcaacaGACACAACACTTGAGCGATATCAGTGCTgctccagctacgagtgcagagcacagcactgtgtgggctgctgcagggaaaggtgactccagctcagacagatcCAACACACCCACTGAGCACCTTGTCCCTGCAGATCCCCTGACATTTCCTGGCAGATCCAGATTCCTCTCCAAGCTGGCATTGGCCATCTGCCCCACTGCAGTGGGCAGTGTTGTCTATTTGGGCATGTGCTGCCACAAAGGAAGTTCTTGGCTTAGCGCTTGGTTCCTCAGGGACCACTCTGGGACTCTCAGCCTCTGTCTCTCactccatgaaaaaaaacaataaacagaagagcagagagcAACCTCTTGGCTCTATTTCTGATAGCACATTAGGAAGAGGTGTCCAGGGTCCTGGGTTTGCCCTGAGCAAGACCCTCTTGCTACTGTGGTGctagcagggaggcagctgtgacccagggctgcacagtgcctgctgctgcctgcagccacagggatgccactgcagagacaacaggactgtcaccaaGGTACACGAGATATCAGGGCttacccagaaaaaaagaagcacaatgtggaagccaaaagagagcagcagggaaaaggccacgtcctgctgctggccatggccatggctccagggaagcagcagccccgacccgaaggcagcagagaggcagagcccagcgggcaggGAGGGGCAGCCCCAACGGCCACCGGGGCTGCTtctgcatgtggcagctgggctctagtccctgagcccctcctgtgtgctggggctgctcccctaaatccagaggagatgggaagaggtGGCAGCTGACACCCACAAAGTTCACAGCTTCTTTATTCTATTTATCCACAGAGAACCCAGTTCTGTAGGTATATTAGATGATTGGGTGACAGACAATAAATAATTAGTAGGCAGGAAGACAAGAGTAGAATTCAGTCAAAATGACaagtttaagaaataattttaaaaataatagaagaatTACAAGCTGTTGTATGAAGAGGTTTTTCAGAAAACCTGTTCGTTTTATAGGCACATTATTGGTGCCAAAGTAGGATGTCTCCAAAGAGTTTCCACAAGGTTTCCtcgagctcctggttcctcatgctgtagatgagggggttcagtgctATAGGCACCACCATATACAGAACTGACATGGAATATTCTCTGCAGGGGCTacttgcactgctgcagctcctttctctgacccagccacaggagccggagcagctgcaggagcaggagctggagcggctgcagggtCCATCATAGTGGTCGGAGTGGCCGTTGGGTCTGTCACAGgacttggagtggctgcagggtctgtcactaagttggtAGTAGTATCAGctgcagctcgataggcatgggCCAGACCCCAGCACACTCCAgtgatttgtgtcactttggaactgccagagtcaTGACACccttttttcaagcattctacccattttttaggattttgcagttgttcaggggagaatttccaaaacactggaggtgcccactgctctagaaaCCTGCCCGTATCCTCCCACACTCCCTGCCACTCACAAGTGTCCCGCCtcaggacagatctctggataAAATTCCTAAGTGGttgtttaaccttaaacaaaacctgaagcacattcaggagacataacaaCACGAACATGCTAGTCTGGGTGTCCCAAGGATATTAAACATCTTGGAGAACTATCGTACCAAgctcggaggataagagggaggtgaaggagaaaggaaggttGAATGAGTaggaaaaaatgtctccttcttccccctccacagattggttccctgacaacaacaaaaataaataaataaataaataaaaataaaggcaataggtgtaattgctaatagtttctgagatatggtttccaaagtatagagtcGATGACagtgctgagtacaaataccaggtTAGGGTCATGACCAGaaatttcatcgtctcataagccactgtTACACCTCACAATACCATAACAATCTTAAACCAGGGCCCAGAAAGGATAAACAGCATGACAGGGAACACATACAAAAAGTAACGTGTAATAAAACTCAGTTTGGAAAACAGGTGCAGCAGACTTGatattaaagcaatcagcattgtgactagCAACTATTAAGGAGGTCTAATAGTTATACCAATTTTAGCTTAACACACTCTGGTGAGATCTgtcgttatctcaacccttcgtgCCCCAAGTTGGTTGCTAAAAAGGAtcgttgtggtttaacccggccggcagctaaataCCACACAACCATTAGCTCTAATTagctgtaagcactgctctgcaacaagtaaaacatcagcatgtcatcagcactcttctcatcctaagccaaaacataacaccctaccagctactaggaggaaaattaacactATCCGAGctgaaacaaagacaaatgcTATACCTAGAGGTCATATATTGCCTGATATTAACTTGAGGTAAACTAGAAAAGTGAGATAGCCAAATTATTGCTAAGTAAATATTACCACTAGAATCAGTTTCTTCAGTGTggctttcagctcctggttcctcatgctataGATGAgcgggttcactgctggaggcaccactgagtacagaaatgaaacCATCAGGTCCAAGTAAGAAGAGGAGATTGAGGGGGGCTTCAAGTAGGCAAGTATGGCAGTGCTGACAAAGAGGGAGACCatggccaggtgagggaggcacgtggaaaaggctttgtgccggccctgctcagaaggcatcctcagcactgccctgaggatctgcacataggaaagcacaatgaaaacaaaacaaactaatgcTAAACATGCACTAACCACCAGAAGTCCAACTTCCTTTAGGTAGTCTGAACCTGAAcaagagagcttgaggatgtgggggatctcacagaagaactggtccacagcattgccgtggcagaggggcagggaaaatgtattagTAGTCTGCAGAAGAACATcaagaaagccactgccccaggcagccgctgccatctgggcacaagctctgctgcccaggaggctcccgtagtgcaggggcttgcagatggcaacatagcggtcgtaggccatggcagtgagaataaaatattctgctgatataaagaacagaaagaaaaagacctgtgtagcacagccttgataggagatggccctggtatTCCAGAGgaaattggccatggctttcggcacagtggtggagatgcagcccaggtcaaggagggcgaggttgaggaggaagaagtacatgggggtgtggaggcggtggtcgcaggctacggcgctgaggatgaggccgttgcccaggagggcagccaggtagatgcccaggaagagcgcgaagtgcaggagctgcagctcgcgtgtgtctgcgaatgccagcaggaggaactcactcacagagctgatgttgggcatCTGTTATTTCTGTGAAGTGGTCCTgcacaaagagaaagaatagTAATAATGTACAGCAGA
Encoded here:
- the LOC113841837 gene encoding olfactory receptor 14J1-like, with the protein product MPNISSVSEFLLLAFADTRELQLLHFALFLGIYLAALLGNGLILSAVACDHRLHTPMYFFLLNLALLDLGCISTTVPKAMANFLWNTRAISYQGCATQVFFFLFFISAEYFILTAMAYDRYVAICKPLHYGSLLGSRACAQMAAAAWGSGFLDVLLQTTNTFSLPLCHGNAVDQFFCEIPHILKLSCSGSDYLKEVGLLVVSACLALVCFVFIVLSYVQILRAVLRMPSEQGRHKAFSTCLPHLAMVSLFVSTAILAYLKPPSISSSYLDLMVSFLYSVVPPAVNPLIYSMRNQELKATLKKLILVVIFT